From a single Lolium rigidum isolate FL_2022 chromosome 7, APGP_CSIRO_Lrig_0.1, whole genome shotgun sequence genomic region:
- the LOC124677242 gene encoding GDSL esterase/lipase At1g28590-like has translation MAPFSRFLLAVALLPVVDVAAGAAPRGTRYSGIFSFGDSLTDTGNSLRLAATGSGPSSRPPYGETFFRHPTGRASDGRLVIDFIVEALGLPNPRPYLAGKSAGDFRRGVNFAVGGSTALGPDFFDSRGLKPFVPVTFTNQTSWFKDVLQLLGSVHEGRRMMARSLFLVGEIGVNDYLVALGNNTVGVGELRTFVPHIVAAVRSVLTEVIAAGARTVLVPGMIPLGCEPQLLALYRSGDYDPETGCITELNDLAELHNRALNGMLRQLRRAHPGVAILYADLYAAVADFIVSPRKYGFRDKPLAACCGGGKGAYNFNMTAFCGAAGTAACADPSEFVSWDGVHFTEAANRHIACATLKINSPTLLSSWTAEAVQRVGCAA, from the exons ATGGCGCCATTTTCACGATTTCTCTTGGCGGTGGCGCTCCTCCCCGTCGTCGACGTCGCTGCCGGTGCTGCGCCCCGCGGCACGCGCTACTCCGGCATCTTCAGCTTCGGCGACTCCCTCACCGACACCGGGAACTCGCTACGTCTAGCGGCCACCGGTTCGGGGCCATCCAGCCGGCCGCCATACGGCGAGACCTTCTTCCGCCACCCCACCGGTCGGGCGTCCGACGGCCGGCTCGTCATCGACTTCATCG TTGAGGCGCTGGGGCTACCGAACCCAAGGCCGTATCTCGCCGGCAAGAGTGCAGGCGATTTCCGGCGCGGCGTAAACTTCGCGGTGGGTGGATCAACGGCGCTTGGCCCAGATTTCTTCGACAGCAGAGGGCTTAAGCCGTTCGTGCCTGTTACTTTCACAAACCAAACCAGCTGGTTCAAGGACGTTTTACAGCTTCTTGGCTCGGTTCACG AGGGGAGAAGGATGATGGCGAGGTCGCTGTTCCTGGTCGGGGAGATTGGAGTGAATGACTACCTCGTGGCCTTGGGGAACAACACCGTTGGGGTCGGGGAGTTGCGGACCTTCGTGCCGCACATCGTCGCCGCCGTCCGTTCAGTCCTGACC GAGGTGATCGCCGCCGGCGCGAGAACGGTCCTAGTTCCCGGCATGATACCGCTCGGCTGCGAGCCGCAGCTGCTGGCCCTCTACAGGAGCGGCGACTACGACCCGGAGACCGGATGCATCACGGAGCTCAACGATCTCGCGGAGCTGCACAACCGCGCGCTGAACGGCATGCTCCGTCAGCTCCGGCGAGCTCACCCGGGCGTGGCCATCCTCTATGCAGACCtctacgccgccgtcgccgacttCATCGTTTCCCCGCGAAAATACG GGTTTAGGGATAAGCCGCTGGCGGCGTGCTGCGGCGGCGGGAAGGGCGCCTACAACTTCAACATGACGGCCTTCTGCGgcgcggcggggacggcggcgTGCGCCGACCCGTCGGAGTTCGTGTCCTGGGACGGGGTGCACTTCACGGAGGCCGCCAATAGGCACATCGCCTGCGCCACGCTCAAGATCAACTCGCCAACCCTGTTAAGCTCGTGGACGGCGGAGGCAGTGCAAAGGGTTGGGTGCGCCGCGTGA
- the LOC124669723 gene encoding acyl-CoA--sterol O-acyltransferase 1-like, which produces MEFLQDSIPMVSVAAAAAALYARASSSVLRPGFPRLVALLPLFPFLVAAPLAFTSSAIIRATVAFFLAWLCAFKLLLLAAGRGPLDPALPVLTFLLTALLPVKLRQRRGGAGAAASTEASRPGMSLVSCAVKAAVIAVILRLYKFNNQLHLYVRLALYGVHIYCFLDLFFPCIALAVGALGMETEPQFDRPYLASSLRDFWGRRWNLMVPAILRPSVYDPVRARAGNPAGVLATFLVSGLMHEGMVYYLSLRRPNGGMTAFFLLHGVCCVAEGWCARGWTARGLPSPPRAVATLLVVLFVAATSFWLFFPPLCKDGVEEKLLEEWAAVAAFFLDAGKKITWYG; this is translated from the coding sequence ATGGAGTTCCTGCAGGACAGCATCCCCATGGtgtccgtggcggcggcggccgccgcgctgTACGCGCGCGCGTCTTCGTCCGTCCTCCGCCCGGGCTTCCCGCGCCTCGTCGCGCTGCTCCCGCTCTTCCCAttcctcgtcgccgcccccttGGCCTTCACTTCCTCCGCCATCATCCGGGCCACcgtcgccttcttcctcgcctgGCTCTGCGCGTTCAAGCTCCTCCTTCTCGCCGCCGGCCGCGGGCCGCTCGACCCCGCCCTCCCCGTGCTCACGTTCCTCCTCACCGCCTTGCTCCCCGTCAAGCTCCGGCAGCGGCGCGGCGGTGCGGGAGCGGCGGCGTCGACCGAAGCCAGCAGACCGGGTATGTCACTGGTTTCTTGCGCGGTCAAGGCGGCGGTCATAGCCGTCATCCTCCGCCTCTACAAGTTCAACAACCAGCTCCATCTCTACGTGCGCCTCGCCTTGTACGGCGTCCACATATACTGCTTCCTGGACCTCTTCTTCCCCTGCATCGCGCTCGCCGTCGGCGCGCTCGGCATGGAGACGGAGCCGCAGTTCGACCGGCCGTACCTGGCGTCGTCGCTGCGCGACTTCTGGGGACGGCGGTGGAACCTCATGGTGCCCGCCATCCTCCGGCCGTCCGTGTACGACCCCGTGCGCGCTCGCGCCGGGAACCCCGCCGGCGTGCTGGCCACCTTCCTCGTGTCCGGGCTGATGCACGAAGGTATGGTGTACTACCTCAGCCTGCGGCGGCCGAACGGCGGGATGACCGCCTTCTTCCTGCTACACGGCGTTTGCTGCGTCGCCGAGGGGTGGTGCGCGCGGGGGTGGACGGCGAGGGGGTTGCCGTCGCCACCGCGGGCCGTGGCGACGCTACTGGTGGTGCTGTTCGTCGCGGCCACATCATTCTGGCTCTTCTTCCCGCCGTTGTGCAAGGACGGGGTAGAGGAGAAGCTGTTGGAGGAGTGGGCTGCCGTGGCGGCCTTCTTCCTCGACGCCGGCAAGAAGATTACATGGTATGGCTAA